GGGCTCGCGCCGCATCACCACGAGACCCGCGAGCAGCAGGAGCACACCGAACGGCAGCGTGTACGCCTCGACGACGTCCACGTCGGACGCGATCAGCCGAAGCACATAGGCCAGTCCGAGCATGACCGAACCCACGGCGGCGTAGGGACGCCGGTCGGCCCGGAGCAGCCCGACCATCACGGCGCCCGCGCCCAGCACCGTCAGCACCATGCTGGTCGCTCCGACCCCGACCACCGCCGCGAAGCCGACGCTGACGGCGGCGGTCGCACCGACGACCACCTCGATCGCCTGACGCAGCTCGGACGGGTACTGCGGCCACGACACGGCGGCGAGCAGCGCGACGGCGAGGCCGGCGGCGATCAGCGACAGGGTGCGGGTGCTTGCGCCGGCGACGTCGCTCCACGCCAGGACGGCGGCGACGGCGAGGGCGGTCGTGGCCACGCTGGCCACCGCCGCGCCACCGAGGCGCTCGGGACCGTCCGTGCGTACGAGAACCAGTGCCGTCGCTGCGACGAGCCCAGCGACGAGCGCTCCGACCGACCATGTGGCCGCGGCGGCGGGAGCGGACCCGATCGGGGCGAGAGCCGCCAGGACGACTCCCACGACGGCGACACACGCCGCGGCGTTCGAGGCCGGCGTGCCGACCCCTGTGACGAGCCAGACCACCGCGGCCGTCGCCACGGCGACGAGGAGACCGAGCGCAAGCACGAGGACGGGAAGCTCGAGGAAGACCAGCAGCACACCGACCGCGCCGGCGCCGAGCGCGGCGGACGCTGCGACGAGGGCCCGCCTCAGGGACGGCGTGCGCGACGGGACCGGCCAGGCCGACACGACGGCGAGCAGTGCAGCCCCGCCGACGACGAGCGCGAAGGCGACCGCGGCCGGCATCGGACCGTCCGTGGCGATCCGTCGGTCGATCTCCGGCTGCCAGCTGGGCGCCCACGTCGTGAGGACGCCGCCGACGGAGACCACCCCCGCGACGGCGATCCCGCCGACCATCGGGAGCGCGAGGACGGCGACCGAGGTGCGCAGCCCGGTCACCCAACCGTGGGCCGGACGTGCTCGCACCACGGCAAGGGTCGCCGCAGCCAGGGGTACGGCGACCCACGTCGTCGCCGCCAGCTCGACCGGCGTCTGTGCTCCGAGGAGGAGGAAGACGACGCCGACGCAGATCGACAGGTCGAACGCCGCGACCCCGCGGATCAGCTCGACGGCTCTGCGCGACACGTGCCCGGCCAGCATCCGGTCGGCGACGGCGGCGATGACCACGACGAGCACGCCGTGCAGGAGCGCCGCCGGAGCCTCTCCGCCCGACCAGCGCGACTCGAACGACGGTGCGATCGCTGCGGCGGTGACGATCCACACGGCGGCGAGCCCGAGCATGGACGCTCCCGCGAGCCCCGTCGCCCATGCGGCCACGAGCAGCGCACCGCGCCAGCACGCGAGGGCCAGCACGACGACCACCGCCGCGACGGGCGTCAGGGTCCACCGCAGGTCGATCGGAACCACGAGAACGAGACCGATGGCGGCGCCGGTGACACCGATCGCGACACCGAGCTGGGCGGAGACGAGCGTGGGCATCCACCGGCGCGACCACAGGGCCACCGTCCAGCCGGCCAGTGCCAGTGCCGTCGAGAAGACGAGGACGACGACCTCGCCGTCCACGTCGTCGAGGCCGAGCAGCCCGGCCGAGGTCGCGGCGCCGGCGTCGAGTGCGGCGAGGAAGCCGGTGACGGTCCACATCGACTCGGCGGAGGCGCGCAGCCGGCGCGTCGTCAGCCACGCCGCGGCGGCGCACGCCGCCGACGTCACCGCGAGAAGGATCAGCGACCTCCCCGTCAGACCGATCCGGCTCCAGGTGACGGCGACGAAGACGAAAGCGGCGACGATCAGGCACAAGGCGCCGAGCGTGAGCAGGGTGCCACCGACGGTCCAGCGCCCGGACGCCGCCGGTGCGTCGACGCCGGGACGCGGATAGGCCGTGCCGTTCCCACCCGCTGGCTGCCACACCGGCGCGGCCGGCTGCCAGATCGGAGCCTGTCCGGGTCCGGATGGCGGAGCCGGAGGAGCACCGGGCGCCACCGACGCAGCCGCTCCCACAGCGTGGGCCTGGGTCCTCCACACGGACGCCTCGGCCCGCAGGTCGGCCAGTACGGAGTCCGCCTCACCCAGGAGCCGAAGCAGCTCCAGCGAACGGGCTCCCCGCAGCTCGATGCCGCAGCGGGGGCAGCGGGCACTGCCGGTCGCCAGGGTGCCGCAGCTGGGGCAGCGCGAAGGATCGGCGTAGGTCACGCCCGAAGTGTCTCGCGTGAAGGGCTCACGACCGGCGCACGAGCACCCGGCGTGGCGGTCCGTCGCGTGCCGCTCGGATCACTGCTGCCGGTCGAGCACCGCGACGCACTCCACGTGGTGCGTCATCGGGAAGAGCGCGTACGCCTCCACCTCGCCCAGCGCGTAACCCTCGGACGCGAAGGTCGCGACATCGCGGGCGAGCGCGGCAGGGTCGCAGGCCACGTACACGACTCGGCGCGGCTGCAGCGCCGTGATCGCACGCACCACCTTGGCCCGTGCGCCGGTCCGCGGCGGGTCGAGGACCACGACGTCGCACCGCTCTCCGACGTCCCCGCGGCGCAGCATCTGCTCGACGTCGCCGTGGACGATCGAGGCCTGCGGGAGGTCGTGCAGGTTGCGGCGCGCGTCTCGCGATCCGCGGGAATCACCCTCGACGCTGATCACGGTGCCGTCGGGTCCGACCGCCTGCGCGAGGAAGGCCGTGAAGAGCCCCACCCCGGCGTACAGGTCTGCGACACGCTCGCCCGGGCGCACGTCCGCCGCACGCAGCACGGCATCGACCAGCGTCTCCGCTGATCTCGGGTGCACCTGCCAGAACCCGGTGCCACCGACCCGGAACTCTCGATCTCGGACGCGCTCGCGCACCCAGCCGCGGCCGTCGACCCGCCGTCCGTCTGCCATCACGCCGTCGGCCTCGACCGGAGGCAGGTCGCCGGTGACGTCGTACGCGCCGACGAACCGGTCGCCGTCCGACCCCGCGACCGCCATCACGCGCGAGGCCGGCCACGGCAGGGGCAGGACGTCGGGGAGCCCCGGCGACGCGATCGGGCAGGCGTCCAGCGGGACGACGTCGTGCGAGCGGTGCTTGCGGAGCCCGAGCGACCCGTCGGCACCGGTGGCGAAGGTCACCCGCGTACGCCAGCCGAGCCCGTCGCCGTCCTCGGCACCGAGCGGCGGGCGTACGACGACCGTGCGGTCGATGCGCGCAAGACGGGACAGCTGCTCCTCGACGACGGCCCCGAGCAGGTCGCGCTGGACGGCGAGGTCGACGTGCTGGAAGTCGCAGCCTCCACAGCCGCCGGGGCCGGAGACCGGACAGCGCGACGGCACCCGACCTGGCGCCGCGTCGAGGACCTCCACCGCGTCGGCGCGCAGGAAGCGGTCGCCCGGACCCCCCTCGGTGATCTCGGCGACGACCCGCTCTCCAGGCAGGGTGTGCCGGACGAAGACGACGCGCCCGTCCCACCGGGCGACGCAGTGCCCACCGTGCGCGACGGGCCCGATCTCGAGCTCGACGCGCGTGCCGGTCAGGTCCTGGGTGTCTTCGACGGGTGTGCTCACCCCTCAAGAGTGACGCATGGCCGCAATGTCAGAGCTGGCGGCGCTCGTTGAACGACCGGCCCTGGCGGACCTCGCCCGGCACCGGGCGTACGCGCTCCGGCCCGCGCTGCTTCGCGGACCGCAGCTGGTACGGGACGCTGGTGACCAGGACGCCCGGCGTGAACAGCAGGCGTCCCTTCAGGCGCAGCGCGGTCTGGTTGTGCAGCAGCTGCTCGTACCAGCGTCCGACGACGTACTCCGGCACGTACACCATCACGATGTCCCGCGGGCTCGCCCGGCGGACCTCCTTGACGTACTTGATCACCGGACGCACGAGCTCGCGGTACGGCGACCCGACCACCACCAGAGGCACCGGGATGTCGAGCTCGTCCCACCGCTCGGTGAGCCGGGCCGTCGACTCGGTGTCGAGGTCCACCGTGAGCGCCTCGAGGGTGTCGGGCCGGGACACCCGCGCGTACGCGAGCGCCCGCATGACGGGCTTGTGGAGGCGGCCGACGAGCACGATCGCGTGGACGCGCGACGGCAACGTGACGTCGGAGTCCTCGATCTCCAGCTCCTCGGCCACCGCGTCGTAGTGCCGCCGGATCCGCCGCATGACGGCGTAGAGCACGACCATGGCCGTGATCGCGATCCAGGCACCGGCGAGGAACTTCGTCAGCAGGACGATCACGAGGACCGTCCCGGTCATGGCGAGACCGACCATGTTCACCGCCCGTGACCGCATCATCCGGCGACGGTCCACCGGATCGACGACGTTCGGGAGTAGCCGGTTCCAGTGCCGGAGCATGCCGAGCTGGCTGAGCGTGAACGACACGAACACGCCGACGATGTAGAGCTGGATGAGGCGCGTCACCTCCGCGTCGAACGCGAGGATCAGCACGACGGCCGCGAGGCCGAGCAGGACGATGCCGTTGCTGAACGCGAGCCGGTCGCCACGGGTGTCGAGCTGGCGCGGGAGCAGACCGTCACGAGCGAGGACCGAGCCGAGGACCGGGAACCCGTTGAACGCCGTGTTCGCGGCCAGGATCAGGATCACGCCGGTGACGGCGACCGTGAAGTAGAACATCGGCATCGCGTTGTCGTACACGGCCGCGGCGAGCTGGCCGATCACGGTGTCCTGGGAGTACGAGTCGCCCACCGGGACGCCGTCGCGCATCAGCTGTGTCGCCGGGTCCTCGGCGAAGCGCAGGTGCATGAGGTCGGCCAGGAAGATGATGCTGAGCAGCATCGTGACCGCGATGACGCCGAGCAGCGCCAGCGTCGTGGCCGCGTTCTTGCTCTTGGGGCGCCGGAACGCCGGCACACCGTTGCTGATCGCCTCGACGCCGGTCAGGGCCGCGCACCCCGACGAGAACGCCCGCGCGAGCAGGAACGTCATCGCGATCGTCGACACCGCCCCGACGTACGGCTCCTCCGCGACGATCTCGAGGTCGGCGCTGGCGACCTTCGGCAGGTCACCGAACGCGTAGCGCGCGAACCCCCACGCCGCCATGCCGAGGATCGCGATCATGAAGAGGTACGAGGGGACGGCGAACGCCACCCCGGACTCCCGCAGCCCGCGCAGGTTGATGGCGACGAGCAGCAGCACGAGAACCGACGCGGCCACGGCCTCGTGGCCCTTGAGGAACGGGAGCGCCGCCGTCGCGTTCTGCACGCCCGACGAGATCGACACTGCGACGGTGAGCACGTAGTCGACCATCAGCGCCGACGCCACCGTGACTCCGGCGCGGGGGCCGAGGTTGACGGTCGCGACCTCGTAGTCGCCGCCACCGCTGGGGTAGGCGCGCACGTTCTGCCGGTACGACGTGACCACCACCAGCATCACCACCGCGACGGCGATGCCGATCTTCCAGTTGAACGAGTAGGCCGACAAACCGCCCATCGAGAGCACGAGGAAGATCTCGTCGGGCGCGTACGCCACCGACGAGAGCGCGTCGCTCGCAAACACGGGCAACGCGATCCTCTTGGGCAGGAGTGTCTCCTCGAGCTGCGTGCTGCGCAGCTTCCGTCCGACGAACACGCGCTTGCCCAGCTCGGCCATTCCCACGCGAGGATCGTAGACCCGTCCGGCCGTCCGCACAGCCGCGCGTGCCGTTCGCGGTGTAGCGTCGTCGCGTGCACATCGTGATCATGGGGTGCGGCCGCGTCGGCTCGACCCTGGCGCGCCGGCTCGAGGGACGCGGTCATTCGCTCGCCGTCATCGACAGCGACGCCGATGCGTTCCGCCGCCTCGGCCCCACGTTCACCGGCCTGACCGTCACCGGTCTCGGCTTCGACCGCGACGTGCAGCGGCGTGCCGGCATCGAGCGCGCCGACGCCTTCGCGGCGGTCTCCTCCGGAGACAACTCCAACATCATCGCCGCACGTGTCGCGCGCGAGCTGTTCGGCGTCGACAACGTCGTGGCACGCATCTACGACCCCGGCCGAGCCGAGGTGTTCGACCGTCTCGGCGTCCCCACGGTTCCCACGGTGACGTGGGCAGCCGACCACGTGCTGCGCAAGCTCCTCCCGTCCGGGCACGACCCCGTCTACCGCGACCCGAGCGGCGAGGTGCGCGCCGACCTCGTGAAGGTCAAGACCTCGTGGGTCGGTCGTGAGATCCAGCTGCTGGAGCGCGAGGTCGGCGGCCGCGTCGCGTGCGTCACGCGCTTCGGCAAGGCGATGCTCCCCGACCGCGAGACGCTCATCCAGGACGGCGACGTGCTCCACCTCTTCACCGCCATCGCCGACTCCGCCGACGTCTTCGAGACGCTGGAGCGCGGACCCCGCGAGGAGGACGTATGAAGGTCGCCATCGCCGGAGCCGGCGCGGTCGGCCGTTCGGTCGCCGCCGAGCTGCTGGAGAACGGCCACGAGGTGCTGCTCATCGACCGGCAGCCACGCGCGATCCGCTCCGACTCCATCCCGGAGGCCGAGTGGCTGCTCGCCGACGCGTGCGAGCTGTCCGCTCTGGAGACGGCGCACCTCGAGCAGTGCGACGTCGTCATCGCCGCGACCGGCGACGACAAGGCCAACCTCGTCGTGTCCCTGCTGGCCAAGACCGAGTTCGCGGTGGCACGCACCGTCGCGCGCGTCAACCACCCCGACAACGAATGGCTGTTCAGCGGCGCCTGGGGCGTCGACGTCGCGGTCTCGACCCCTCGGCTCATGTCGGCGCTCGTCGAGGAGGCCGTCACGGTCGGCGACCTCGTGCGGCTGTTCACCCTGCGCGGCTCGAACTCCAACCTGGTCGAGCTGACGCTGCCCGCCGACTCGCCGTACGTCGGGGTGCGGGTCGGCGACATCCGGTGGCCGCGGGACGTGGTGCTCGTCGCGATCCTGCGCAGCAAGGGCATCCAGGCACCTGAGCGCGACCGCTCCCTCGAGGCGGGTGACGAGCTCCTCTTCGTCGCTCCGACCGACTCCGAGGCCGAGCTCGAGCACCTCTTGGCTCCGACCGAGCACAAGGGTTCGGGCAAGCCCGAGCGCCGGTCCGTCGTCGCCGACGACTGACGCCTGGGTCAGTCGCGGGGTTGGAGCTTGGGCTGGATCTCGAGCGCCTCTTGCGACAGCAGCTTGCCCGCCTTCTCCGGATCCTCGATCGGCGTGTGGTTGCGGCCGAGCAGATAGACCATCCCGGCGAGCGTCGCCAGCTGGAGCGGCCACCCCATCGCGATCTTCGCCGTCGCGAGCAGGCCGACGTGGTCGCCCGCCCACAACGGGTACTGGACCGCGACCCGTAGTGCGCACGGGAGCGCCAGCAGCAGCGTGAGGACCGAGCACAGGCGGACGAGCGCGCGGTCGCGGTGCCAGGCGGTCGCGTCGCCGGTCACGCTGCCGACGATGAATCCGACCAGGGGCCACCCGATGAGAACGGTGAACACCAGACCGACGGCGTACACACCGTTGTAGATGAGACCCGGCAGGAAGGCGTCGCGTGCCTCCCCGGACCGCAGGGCGAAAACGGCGGCGATGCCGATCCCGACCATCGAGTTGAGGACGAACTGCACGGTGCTCCGCTGGAAGATCCGCAGAAGGAGGAGGACCACCGCCAGCCCGAGGCTGACGCCGAGCGCGAGCTTGAGCTCGCGGGTCGTGAGCCACGTGAGGGTGAAACCGATCGTCGGGACCGCGGCCTCGAGCATGCCCCGTGCACCACCGAGGGCCTTCGACAGCTGGGCACGGACGACCTGCTCGACCGTGGTCGGCGTCGCCTTCGCGGCCGGTTCGGCGGCGTCGGTCGGCCCGGTGCTGCTCGGCTCGGCGGCGCCGTCGGGGGCGGAGGTCATCGGCACAGCTCGTAACGGGGGTTGTAGAGCACACGACCGCCGTCACGCACACCGAGCCTGCCCGTCGCCGTGAGGGAGCGCCCGGCCTCGATGCCCGCGATGCGGGTGCGTCCGATCCACACCAGCGTCAGCGCCCCGGACCCGTCGTACAGCAGCGCCTCGAGCGCACGGGCGCCCGAGCGCGGCCGGTAGGTCACCGCCCGGATCTCGCCGTGGACCGTCACGACCTCACCGATGCGCTGGTCGCACACGGGACGACAACCGGCCTCGACCGCTTCCTCGCGGAGCTGGGCGTCGTCCTCCCGATCGGCGAGGTCGCTCATGCGTTCGCGCGTGCGCGACCACAGGCTCGTGGTGCCGCTCGTGGGGCTCATGCTTCCAGCCTAGGTCGCGGACGGCCGACGTGGCGCCCGTTCACGCCTCTTTCGTCTCGGCGTCGGCGCGGACGGCGCCGGCCGGGACGACGATCGGGATCTGCTCGCGTGGCGGCATCGGCGCATCGCCCCGGACCACGACCACGTCGCGGACGGCCTGCTCGAGGACGCTGTCGGGGTCGGCGGAGGCGCCGAGCTTGCCCATGAAGGTCGCGCGGAGCAGCCAGCGCGGGCCGTCGACGCCGATGATCCGGCTCGCCTGCACGCCCTGGCGGCCGTCGGGCGCCTGGACGGGCACCTCGACGCGCAGCTCGAGCCCGAACGACGACTCGACCTCCTCGACGGTGCCCCCCACCCGCTTCACCTCGGCGATGATCTCCGGCCGGATGTCGTCCCAGAGCCCGGAGTGGCGGGGCGCGGCGAAGGCGCGCAGCTCGACGGCGCTCTCCTCGGCCAGGGCGACCACGGAGGTCGCGACTCCGGTCTGAGGGTCGGTGGGGATCTGGAGGTCGAGACCCGCACGGCCGCGGACGATCATGGCGCCCGCATCGACGTACGTCGGGTCGTCCTCGGGCACGTCCCGCTCGGAGGCGTCCCAGGGTCCGGAGGAACGATCGAAGCCGGTGCCTTCGTCGGCAGAGGCCGCTCCCTCGTCGGAGGTATCCGCACCGTCGACGACGTCGGCTCCCTCGATCTCGGCGTCGGCCTGGTCCTTCTTGCGACGACCGAACATCACCGCGCTCCTCTCGTGCTGTCAGCGGCCGGCACGGGGCGGCCGGGCTCGTGCATCAGGTGGCCGATGTCACGGCGAACCCACCCGTCGAACCGTACCCCCCGGCCCCTCGCGAGGACTCCGGCAGGGCGTCGACGACGGTGAAGGACGCCTGCTCGACCCGCTGGAGGACCAGCTGAGCGATCCGGTCCCCTCGCGCGAGGACGATCGGCTCGCGCGGGTCGAGGTTGACGAGGCACACCTTGATCTCTCCACGGTACCCGGCATCGACGGTCCCCGGCGCGTTCACGATCGACAGTCCCGCGCGCGCGGCCAGGCCGCTGCGCGGATGGACCAGCGCGACGTAGCCGACGGGCAGGGCGATCGCGATGCCGGTGGGGACCACGGCCCGCTCGCCGGGTTGCAGGGTCACGTCCACCGTCGTGCACAGATCCGCGCCCGCATCGCCCGGGTGGGCGTACGACGGCAGCGGGATCGACGGGTCCAGCAGCGTCACCATC
Above is a genomic segment from Mumia sp. Pv4-285 containing:
- a CDS encoding SCO7613 C-terminal domain-containing membrane protein; its protein translation is MTYADPSRCPSCGTLATGSARCPRCGIELRGARSLELLRLLGEADSVLADLRAEASVWRTQAHAVGAAASVAPGAPPAPPSGPGQAPIWQPAAPVWQPAGGNGTAYPRPGVDAPAASGRWTVGGTLLTLGALCLIVAAFVFVAVTWSRIGLTGRSLILLAVTSAACAAAAWLTTRRLRASAESMWTVTGFLAALDAGAATSAGLLGLDDVDGEVVVLVFSTALALAGWTVALWSRRWMPTLVSAQLGVAIGVTGAAIGLVLVVPIDLRWTLTPVAAVVVVLALACWRGALLVAAWATGLAGASMLGLAAVWIVTAAAIAPSFESRWSGGEAPAALLHGVLVVVIAAVADRMLAGHVSRRAVELIRGVAAFDLSICVGVVFLLLGAQTPVELAATTWVAVPLAAATLAVVRARPAHGWVTGLRTSVAVLALPMVGGIAVAGVVSVGGVLTTWAPSWQPEIDRRIATDGPMPAAVAFALVVGGAALLAVVSAWPVPSRTPSLRRALVAASAALGAGAVGVLLVFLELPVLVLALGLLVAVATAAVVWLVTGVGTPASNAAACVAVVGVVLAALAPIGSAPAAAATWSVGALVAGLVAATALVLVRTDGPERLGGAAVASVATTALAVAAVLAWSDVAGASTRTLSLIAAGLAVALLAAVSWPQYPSELRQAIEVVVGATAAVSVGFAAVVGVGATSMVLTVLGAGAVMVGLLRADRRPYAAVGSVMLGLAYVLRLIASDVDVVEAYTLPFGVLLLLAGLVVMRREPERSSDVLLPGLALALLPSVPQTLAEPTSLRGLLVALAAVVVLGVGVVLRWRVPFLLGAALTTLLVVRWAGPVVGELPRWIPLGCAGILLVVAGATWEARVRDARAAVAYVQGLR
- a CDS encoding class I SAM-dependent RNA methyltransferase, with translation MSTPVEDTQDLTGTRVELEIGPVAHGGHCVARWDGRVVFVRHTLPGERVVAEITEGGPGDRFLRADAVEVLDAAPGRVPSRCPVSGPGGCGGCDFQHVDLAVQRDLLGAVVEEQLSRLARIDRTVVVRPPLGAEDGDGLGWRTRVTFATGADGSLGLRKHRSHDVVPLDACPIASPGLPDVLPLPWPASRVMAVAGSDGDRFVGAYDVTGDLPPVEADGVMADGRRVDGRGWVRERVRDREFRVGGTGFWQVHPRSAETLVDAVLRAADVRPGERVADLYAGVGLFTAFLAQAVGPDGTVISVEGDSRGSRDARRNLHDLPQASIVHGDVEQMLRRGDVGERCDVVVLDPPRTGARAKVVRAITALQPRRVVYVACDPAALARDVATFASEGYALGEVEAYALFPMTHHVECVAVLDRQQ
- a CDS encoding APC family permease, which codes for MGMAELGKRVFVGRKLRSTQLEETLLPKRIALPVFASDALSSVAYAPDEIFLVLSMGGLSAYSFNWKIGIAVAVVMLVVVTSYRQNVRAYPSGGGDYEVATVNLGPRAGVTVASALMVDYVLTVAVSISSGVQNATAALPFLKGHEAVAASVLVLLLVAINLRGLRESGVAFAVPSYLFMIAILGMAAWGFARYAFGDLPKVASADLEIVAEEPYVGAVSTIAMTFLLARAFSSGCAALTGVEAISNGVPAFRRPKSKNAATTLALLGVIAVTMLLSIIFLADLMHLRFAEDPATQLMRDGVPVGDSYSQDTVIGQLAAAVYDNAMPMFYFTVAVTGVILILAANTAFNGFPVLGSVLARDGLLPRQLDTRGDRLAFSNGIVLLGLAAVVLILAFDAEVTRLIQLYIVGVFVSFTLSQLGMLRHWNRLLPNVVDPVDRRRMMRSRAVNMVGLAMTGTVLVIVLLTKFLAGAWIAITAMVVLYAVMRRIRRHYDAVAEELEIEDSDVTLPSRVHAIVLVGRLHKPVMRALAYARVSRPDTLEALTVDLDTESTARLTERWDELDIPVPLVVVGSPYRELVRPVIKYVKEVRRASPRDIVMVYVPEYVVGRWYEQLLHNQTALRLKGRLLFTPGVLVTSVPYQLRSAKQRGPERVRPVPGEVRQGRSFNERRQL
- a CDS encoding potassium channel family protein; the protein is MGCGRVGSTLARRLEGRGHSLAVIDSDADAFRRLGPTFTGLTVTGLGFDRDVQRRAGIERADAFAAVSSGDNSNIIAARVARELFGVDNVVARIYDPGRAEVFDRLGVPTVPTVTWAADHVLRKLLPSGHDPVYRDPSGEVRADLVKVKTSWVGREIQLLEREVGGRVACVTRFGKAMLPDRETLIQDGDVLHLFTAIADSADVFETLERGPREEDV
- a CDS encoding potassium channel family protein gives rise to the protein MKVAIAGAGAVGRSVAAELLENGHEVLLIDRQPRAIRSDSIPEAEWLLADACELSALETAHLEQCDVVIAATGDDKANLVVSLLAKTEFAVARTVARVNHPDNEWLFSGAWGVDVAVSTPRLMSALVEEAVTVGDLVRLFTLRGSNSNLVELTLPADSPYVGVRVGDIRWPRDVVLVAILRSKGIQAPERDRSLEAGDELLFVAPTDSEAELEHLLAPTEHKGSGKPERRSVVADD
- a CDS encoding DUF3159 domain-containing protein; this encodes MTSAPDGAAEPSSTGPTDAAEPAAKATPTTVEQVVRAQLSKALGGARGMLEAAVPTIGFTLTWLTTRELKLALGVSLGLAVVLLLLRIFQRSTVQFVLNSMVGIGIAAVFALRSGEARDAFLPGLIYNGVYAVGLVFTVLIGWPLVGFIVGSVTGDATAWHRDRALVRLCSVLTLLLALPCALRVAVQYPLWAGDHVGLLATAKIAMGWPLQLATLAGMVYLLGRNHTPIEDPEKAGKLLSQEALEIQPKLQPRD
- a CDS encoding OB-fold nucleic acid binding domain-containing protein, which codes for MSPTSGTTSLWSRTRERMSDLADREDDAQLREEAVEAGCRPVCDQRIGEVVTVHGEIRAVTYRPRSGARALEALLYDGSGALTLVWIGRTRIAGIEAGRSLTATGRLGVRDGGRVLYNPRYELCR
- a CDS encoding DUF3710 domain-containing protein; translated protein: MFGRRKKDQADAEIEGADVVDGADTSDEGAASADEGTGFDRSSGPWDASERDVPEDDPTYVDAGAMIVRGRAGLDLQIPTDPQTGVATSVVALAEESAVELRAFAAPRHSGLWDDIRPEIIAEVKRVGGTVEEVESSFGLELRVEVPVQAPDGRQGVQASRIIGVDGPRWLLRATFMGKLGASADPDSVLEQAVRDVVVVRGDAPMPPREQIPIVVPAGAVRADAETKEA
- the dut gene encoding dUTP diphosphatase: MVEVMVTLLDPSIPLPSYAHPGDAGADLCTTVDVTLQPGERAVVPTGIAIALPVGYVALVHPRSGLAARAGLSIVNAPGTVDAGYRGEIKVCLVNLDPREPIVLARGDRIAQLVLQRVEQASFTVVDALPESSRGAGGYGSTGGFAVTSAT